In Labrys monachus, the genomic stretch CAACGTCACCAAATGGTGCGAGGCGGCCACGCGTGTCCAGGATCTGCCCAAGCTGATGCATTCGGCGATTTCGCGCCTGCGCAACGGGGCGCCGTCGCCCGTGCTGCTCGAATTGCCGGTCGACCTTCTCGCCGAGTCGCACGATGCCGACCTTCAGGACTACCGGCGCCCCCGCCGCTCGGTGCCGCAGGCCGGCGCCGAGGAGATCGGCGAACTCGTCGACACGCTGCTGCGCGCCGAAAATCCGCTGATCCTCGCCGGCCAGGGCGTGCTGTCCGCCCAGGCCTCCGCCGAGCTGACGCAGTTCGCCGAGATCCTCGGCATTCCCGTGATGACGACGCCGAACGGCAAGAGCGCCTTCCCCGAAAACCATCCGCTTTCGCTGGGAACGGCGGGGCGCGCCCGGCCGGCGACCGTCGATCATTTCCTCGCCAAGGCCGACGTCGTGCTGGCGATCGGCTCCAGCCTGACGCGGTCGCACTACATCCTGCCGATTCCCGGCGACAAGACGCTGCTCCAGATCACCATCGACGAGGCCGACCTCGGCAAGGACTATCCCGTCGCCCTCGGCGTGGTCGGCGATGCCCGCTCGGTGCTGCTGCAGATGCGCGACCGCGCCCTGGAGGATCGCACCGCGATCGAGCGGCTGCGTCCGCGCACCGCCGCGCTGGCGCGTGAGATCCATGGAGTGCAGGCCGAGTTCATGCGCCGGTGGATGCCGTTCCTGACGTCCGACGCCGTGCCGCTCTCGCCCTACCGTCTCGTATGGGAGGTGATGAATGCCGTCGATCCCGAGCGCACCATCGTCACCCATGATGCCGGCAACCCGCGCGACCAGTTCTGTCCCTTCTACCGGGCCGTCAAGCCGGGCAGCTATATCGGCTGGGGCAAGACGACCCAGCTCGGCAGCGGCCTCGGCTTCGCCATGGGCGCCCGGCTCGCCCGCCCGGATGCGACGGTCGTCAACATCATGGGCGAATCGGCCTTCGGCATGGTGGGCATCGATTTCGAGACGGCGACGCGTTGCAACCTGCCGATCCTGACGATCGTGATGCGCAACAATGTTCTCGGCGGCTATGCCGCCTCCATGCCGATCGCGACGCGCAAATTCGGCGCCAACCGCATGTCGGGCGAATATGCGCCCATCGCCCGCGCCCTGGGCGGCCATGGCGAATGCGTCGCCCAGCCGGCCGAGCTGAGACCGGCGCTGCGGCGCTGCCTCGATCATGTGGGAGCCGGACAGGCGGCGCTGCTGGAGGTCATCACCCACGAGGAGGGAAGGCTGCCCGGGC encodes the following:
- a CDS encoding thiamine pyrophosphate-requiring protein encodes the protein MRRPETNADGASAAITDAAAVARDGSLKGAQIVAAILKREGMKQIIGFPHSELLEASAEIDIPPVITRTQRVAVNIAEGYARVTAGRELAVVTVQYGPGVESSFGGIAQAYNDRAPVLFLPTGYPRGHEAVAPNFEARRNFRNVTKWCEAATRVQDLPKLMHSAISRLRNGAPSPVLLELPVDLLAESHDADLQDYRRPRRSVPQAGAEEIGELVDTLLRAENPLILAGQGVLSAQASAELTQFAEILGIPVMTTPNGKSAFPENHPLSLGTAGRARPATVDHFLAKADVVLAIGSSLTRSHYILPIPGDKTLLQITIDEADLGKDYPVALGVVGDARSVLLQMRDRALEDRTAIERLRPRTAALAREIHGVQAEFMRRWMPFLTSDAVPLSPYRLVWEVMNAVDPERTIVTHDAGNPRDQFCPFYRAVKPGSYIGWGKTTQLGSGLGFAMGARLARPDATVVNIMGESAFGMVGIDFETATRCNLPILTIVMRNNVLGGYAASMPIATRKFGANRMSGEYAPIARALGGHGECVAQPAELRPALRRCLDHVGAGQAALLEVITHEEGRLPGLYEA